From Rubripirellula reticaptiva, the proteins below share one genomic window:
- a CDS encoding sensor histidine kinase, giving the protein MNFEDNISILLIEDDDIDAECVRRSLPKCTALHRASTLQSALAVLSDMPLDLILLDPGLPDSSGVDSFLRIRESSPELPIVVLTGFQDKELAVQIIRLGAQDYLLKDQLDERAMQALRFAVERGRLLRKLEDEQAQREQLASKLREQEQSLAHLGRVALMGELVAEITHEVSQPLNVISALVGALEVSHQQSVVDTAQNAILIKNLSDANLHAGAILQRLREFIRDKTTTFDTFDIKELIISTIDFVDSERRRRKITIKHDFTNGRLFALGNTTQIQQVIVNLLRNAFDAMMNLPESNRLVTVRAYQQDSTVCVEVIDQGSGLELETAAAFSAFKTTKSEGLGMGLAICSRILHNHHGRITHLPSDRPGSTFRFELPSS; this is encoded by the coding sequence ATGAACTTTGAAGACAATATCTCGATTCTGCTCATCGAAGACGATGACATCGATGCAGAGTGCGTGCGAAGATCACTTCCAAAATGCACGGCACTTCACCGTGCGTCAACGCTCCAGTCCGCACTAGCAGTGCTCAGCGACATGCCGCTTGATTTGATCCTGCTCGACCCCGGCCTGCCAGACAGTTCCGGAGTCGATTCGTTTCTTCGGATTCGCGAGTCCTCGCCCGAACTTCCCATCGTTGTACTCACTGGTTTCCAGGACAAGGAGCTAGCAGTGCAAATCATCCGCCTGGGAGCTCAGGACTACCTGCTAAAGGATCAACTGGATGAGCGCGCGATGCAGGCACTACGCTTTGCCGTCGAGCGTGGACGACTTCTTCGGAAGCTGGAAGACGAACAAGCTCAGCGAGAACAACTTGCTAGTAAACTTCGTGAGCAGGAGCAAAGCCTCGCGCATCTAGGACGTGTGGCACTGATGGGTGAATTGGTAGCGGAAATCACACATGAAGTGAGCCAGCCATTGAATGTGATTTCGGCATTGGTTGGCGCGCTAGAAGTCTCGCATCAGCAAAGCGTCGTGGACACTGCGCAAAATGCAATTTTGATAAAAAACCTGTCCGATGCCAATTTGCACGCGGGTGCAATCTTACAGAGGCTTAGAGAGTTTATTCGAGACAAAACAACGACGTTCGATACGTTTGATATTAAAGAACTAATCATTTCGACAATTGATTTTGTCGATTCAGAACGTCGTCGACGAAAGATCACCATCAAGCACGATTTTACAAACGGTCGACTATTTGCTCTTGGCAACACGACGCAAATTCAACAGGTCATCGTGAATTTACTGCGGAACGCATTTGACGCAATGATGAACCTTCCTGAATCAAACCGACTGGTGACGGTTAGGGCCTATCAACAAGACAGCACCGTTTGCGTCGAAGTCATTGATCAAGGAAGTGGACTGGAACTTGAGACTGCTGCAGCCTTTTCCGCCTTTAAGACAACGAAGAGTGAGGGATTAGGCATGGGGCTGGCGATTTGCTCTCGGATACTACACAACCATCATGGTCGAATCACCCATCTGCCCAGTGATCGCCCTGGCTCGACCTTTCGCTTTGAACTTCCGAGCTCATGA
- a CDS encoding response regulator encodes MSSLPSNSLPLNSLPSNSLTTALIALVDDDALVRFATKTLLDFYQFDVQEFDSAESLLEVESLANFDCLIIDYRMQGISGLQLLLELKRRESRIPAIVVSGYISDAEAAELSVAGASAIMEKPVKAKELVAELTRLIQLRKTL; translated from the coding sequence ATGAGTTCCCTACCCTCAAATTCCCTGCCCTTAAATTCCCTGCCCTCAAATTCCCTGACCACTGCATTGATTGCTCTCGTCGATGATGATGCCTTGGTGCGATTCGCAACCAAGACACTCTTGGACTTCTATCAGTTCGATGTTCAAGAGTTTGATTCCGCGGAATCCCTTCTTGAAGTCGAATCACTTGCTAACTTCGATTGTTTGATCATTGACTATCGTATGCAAGGCATTTCAGGGCTGCAACTTCTTCTGGAGTTGAAAAGGCGTGAGTCGCGAATACCCGCCATCGTGGTTAGCGGATACATCAGTGACGCCGAGGCCGCTGAGTTGAGTGTTGCTGGGGCCTCGGCTATTATGGAAAAACCAGTGAAGGCAAAGGAACTTGTTGCGGAGTTAACGCGTTTAATCCAACTGCGAAAAACTCTCTAG